Proteins from one Nostoc sp. C052 genomic window:
- a CDS encoding helix-turn-helix domain-containing protein yields MPYNPHSISDREDAIKRFEAGEAPKNIAKILKIPVRTIQRWVQARRMPLEPEKISTHPNFIKAMAAKLMPSAAANAWVESVEEVQAKAGGMHANISLMVYQLLETELSKSEISTRTINNLSLVLSRHLDGELKAVLAGNERQMDHSQAMSILEAWGYVVFDGSRLREMFAGEEPTTTLPQETLTEG; encoded by the coding sequence ATGCCTTACAATCCCCACAGTATTAGCGACCGAGAAGACGCAATTAAGCGATTTGAAGCCGGGGAAGCACCAAAAAACATTGCAAAAATACTTAAAATTCCAGTTCGCACTATCCAGCGATGGGTACAGGCGAGGCGAATGCCATTGGAGCCAGAAAAAATCAGCACTCACCCAAATTTTATCAAGGCGATGGCAGCGAAACTAATGCCATCGGCGGCGGCGAATGCTTGGGTTGAGAGTGTAGAGGAAGTACAAGCAAAGGCAGGCGGGATGCACGCTAACATCTCGCTCATGGTGTATCAACTCCTAGAGACAGAATTGAGCAAGTCCGAAATCAGTACACGTACCATTAACAACCTCTCTCTAGTTCTTTCCAGACACTTAGACGGCGAATTGAAAGCAGTTTTGGCGGGGAATGAGAGGCAGATGGATCATAGCCAAGCCATGTCTATTCTTGAAGCTTGGGGCTACGTAGTTTTTGATGGAAGCCGCTTGCGAGAAATGTTTGCCGGAGAAGAGCCAACAACAACATTACCCCAAGAAACACTGACTGAAGGTTGA
- a CDS encoding plasmid replication protein, CyRepA1 family, translated as MSKLTPTSKANPCLSCGDTKGNCRHQDIGEIILCMAAIGSRKGEIVEGGYKVIDFTQDGLWAVLKLDNSEEWTEERRREWADEQRRRREKLQWDEQQKLAKLISIPDRDRQYRRVVAALGLNQKHRISELSEKRGLNSEEIDFAVSQSWITSWKPGLKVDATPSLAGVAGGQLTGVIGLAIAAVNPKGEIAGFQIGSDNRSKYGKYLWLSSASKGGNGPHLPSSELPVFLWRHPEAEQITQTWLVEGSLKSLITALKLWFRHGRKDIQIIGAAGANWLGSINAVVEALGQTSKVVLCPDAGSLSNSHILNNYKKIIDELTSKGYLTDVAWWGQLEKSKQPDIDELSNTLDFELITPREFFNHTNKANWLYRRRYTPDIVVNQSDFKFLNLPNNNAVIAAKSGLGTGKTEALIRLIKSSQNRSFLIGYRNNLLLQTGSRASQKGVSIYHLQHDDGISLVADENTNLALCLDSIHHVDGYFSGTDIYLDETVSVLLHATGGATLGDEQGKAIAILSKALQECNRVILLDGNLADIYVDFIAKVSGKEVIKIENEAKIKPHKFKFVVGINGEGEIKKRDKSPLIKKMLSDDVIPWIASDSRMLTNIIDEIFRSADKCGYVLNKETAGEPWAKEFLLNPDEFIATRRPDYFIISPTAESGVSVTIKNYFTDKFTFFAGVQGTNSQHQMLFRLRDDSITHYVFCPEFSQVRDRNNPRNYSVKAYTEALNSRIMQSAMLAADGNTSQIMKVIGDAIARSNDDWWALSAELGSIDNYEMDHLRDCLIYALDEAGHSVEIAEWEIDQEFKDKEKSAREAVQYRYSLELYKAIKFENLELANAAAKSNPNKDTQRRIEKTRLLDRLPEIENSTVWSPEFINKCYVKDRDFIGKQQRFYMLNNFDISKKRSEVNWYYLSTKQDFFLGEAKGDSHLKVWALQQLNVLQFLKGEYYKESPEVLELMHKVRSDKEIARALNIKIPKVTIDKRENISFLGQLLDSIGVNFAKPSQVLVNGIKTRLYTVDQEKLNLPSRIEVLAAVARKFDGYLASEVVSKIKWEEHTTQQVEAPTQQPEPMDSATEQLWFCEENLTETALYLNACEDREMLSDLRAWLPPTVLTAAARRLPEAKREMIRQWVTAA; from the coding sequence ATGAGCAAGCTCACCCCTACCTCTAAAGCTAATCCTTGTTTATCTTGCGGCGATACTAAAGGCAATTGCCGACATCAGGATATAGGAGAAATTATCCTCTGTATGGCTGCTATTGGCAGCCGTAAGGGTGAAATTGTTGAGGGTGGCTACAAAGTCATCGATTTTACCCAAGATGGCTTATGGGCAGTTTTAAAGCTTGATAATTCTGAAGAGTGGACAGAAGAACGGCGGCGGGAATGGGCTGATGAGCAAAGACGGCGGCGTGAAAAACTCCAATGGGATGAGCAACAGAAGTTAGCTAAATTGATTTCCATCCCCGACCGCGATCGCCAATACCGCCGTGTCGTCGCCGCACTGGGATTAAACCAAAAACACCGCATTTCAGAACTGTCTGAGAAACGCGGCTTAAATTCTGAGGAGATTGATTTTGCAGTTTCTCAGAGCTGGATCACCAGTTGGAAGCCAGGGTTAAAAGTTGATGCTACCCCGTCTTTGGCTGGGGTAGCTGGAGGGCAACTAACAGGAGTCATCGGGCTTGCGATCGCGGCTGTAAACCCCAAAGGTGAAATTGCAGGATTTCAGATTGGGTCTGATAATCGTTCAAAATATGGCAAGTACCTCTGGCTATCATCTGCATCTAAGGGCGGGAATGGGCCACACCTACCAAGCAGTGAATTACCTGTATTTCTCTGGAGGCATCCAGAAGCCGAACAGATAACACAAACTTGGCTGGTAGAAGGTAGTTTGAAATCACTGATTACTGCCTTAAAACTGTGGTTTAGGCATGGACGTAAGGATATTCAAATTATTGGAGCAGCAGGGGCAAACTGGCTAGGCTCAATCAATGCAGTGGTAGAAGCGTTAGGGCAGACTAGTAAAGTTGTTTTATGTCCAGATGCCGGAAGCTTAAGCAATTCTCACATCCTGAATAATTACAAGAAAATCATTGATGAACTAACCAGTAAAGGTTATTTAACAGATGTTGCTTGGTGGGGTCAACTTGAGAAGAGCAAACAGCCAGATATCGACGAACTAAGCAACACGCTAGATTTTGAACTAATCACGCCAAGAGAATTTTTTAACCATACAAATAAAGCTAATTGGTTATATCGCCGCCGTTACACTCCCGATATTGTAGTAAATCAATCTGATTTTAAATTTCTCAATCTACCAAATAATAATGCCGTAATTGCGGCTAAATCTGGCTTAGGTACGGGGAAAACAGAAGCTTTGATTAGATTAATTAAATCATCTCAAAATCGCTCATTTCTCATCGGATATCGTAATAATTTATTACTGCAAACTGGCAGTAGAGCAAGCCAGAAAGGTGTTAGTATTTATCATTTGCAGCACGATGATGGTATTAGCTTAGTAGCAGATGAAAACACTAATTTAGCTCTATGCCTAGATAGTATTCACCATGTAGATGGTTATTTTAGTGGAACTGATATTTATTTAGATGAAACAGTATCGGTACTACTTCATGCCACTGGCGGCGCTACTTTAGGGGATGAACAAGGCAAAGCTATTGCTATACTCTCAAAGGCGTTACAGGAGTGCAACAGAGTAATATTACTTGATGGTAACTTGGCTGATATTTATGTTGATTTTATAGCCAAGGTATCAGGTAAAGAAGTTATCAAAATTGAAAACGAAGCGAAAATTAAACCTCATAAGTTTAAGTTTGTTGTCGGTATTAATGGAGAGGGAGAAATAAAAAAACGTGATAAATCGCCACTAATCAAAAAAATGTTATCCGATGATGTAATACCTTGGATTGCGAGTGATTCCAGAATGTTGACTAATATTATTGATGAGATTTTTAGAAGTGCTGATAAATGCGGCTATGTTCTCAATAAGGAGACAGCCGGGGAACCTTGGGCTAAAGAATTTTTACTTAATCCAGATGAATTTATAGCTACCCGTAGACCTGACTATTTTATAATCTCACCCACTGCTGAAAGTGGTGTAAGTGTCACAATCAAAAATTACTTTACCGATAAGTTTACATTTTTTGCTGGCGTTCAGGGTACTAACAGTCAACATCAAATGCTGTTTAGGCTTAGGGATGACAGCATAACTCATTATGTCTTCTGTCCAGAATTTAGCCAAGTTCGGGATAGGAATAATCCTAGAAACTATTCAGTAAAAGCCTACACTGAGGCTTTAAATTCTAGGATTATGCAATCAGCTATGCTGGCGGCGGACGGTAATACAAGCCAAATAATGAAAGTAATAGGTGATGCTATAGCCAGAAGTAACGATGATTGGTGGGCTTTAAGTGCTGAATTAGGGTCAATCGATAATTACGAGATGGATCACCTTAGAGATTGCCTTATTTATGCCTTAGATGAGGCTGGGCATAGTGTTGAGATTGCGGAATGGGAAATTGATCAAGAGTTTAAGGATAAGGAAAAATCAGCCAGAGAAGCAGTGCAATATCGCTATTCTTTAGAACTTTATAAAGCGATTAAGTTTGAAAATCTTGAACTTGCTAACGCGGCGGCTAAATCCAACCCTAATAAGGATACACAGCGCAGAATCGAAAAAACTAGATTGCTAGATAGATTACCAGAAATTGAAAATTCTACTGTTTGGAGTCCTGAATTTATTAATAAATGTTATGTAAAAGATAGAGATTTTATTGGTAAGCAGCAAAGATTCTATATGCTAAACAACTTCGATATATCTAAAAAACGAAGTGAGGTTAATTGGTATTACTTGAGTACTAAGCAAGACTTCTTTTTAGGAGAAGCCAAAGGTGATTCACACTTGAAAGTATGGGCATTACAGCAGTTAAATGTATTGCAATTTTTAAAAGGAGAATACTACAAAGAATCACCAGAAGTACTGGAATTAATGCATAAGGTCAGAAGCGATAAAGAAATAGCCAGAGCATTAAATATTAAAATTCCCAAAGTGACAATAGATAAAAGAGAAAATATTTCATTCTTGGGTCAACTGTTAGATAGTATTGGGGTCAACTTTGCTAAACCTTCTCAAGTACTGGTAAATGGCATCAAAACACGGCTTTACACGGTAGATCAAGAGAAATTAAATTTACCTAGTAGGATTGAAGTTTTAGCGGCGGTAGCGCGTAAATTCGATGGGTATTTAGCATCTGAAGTGGTTAGCAAGATCAAGTGGGAAGAACATACTACACAGCAAGTAGAAGCACCAACACAGCAACCAGAACCAATGGACAGCGCTACTGAACAACTTTGGTTCTGTGAGGAAAACCTAACAGAAACTGCATTATATTTAAATGCCTGCGAAGACCGGGAAATGTTATCCGATCTAAGGGCATGGTTGCCGCCTACAGTTTTGACGGCGGCGGCGCGGCGACTACCAGAAGCCAAGCGGGAAATGATACGGCAATGGGTAACGGCGGCTTAG